From the genome of Flavobacterium sediminis:
GACTGTTATCGCCACTGGATATTCCATACCTATTCCATTCTTCTTCCTCTTCCTCCCAATCAGGTATATTACTGAAAACTTCGTCCAGCTCTTCCTGCGGAACCTGAATACCTACGTTTTCATTTTCGTCGTATTCTATGTCTAAATTATCGGGGTTTATCTCCTGTTCCATTATTTGGCTTTCGTTGGCACTGTTTGGCACTGAAAGGCTTCTTACAGGCTTGGGCTGCCCCATAATATTCGGCAGGTTTGGGTTCACTTTTTCCTGCTTTTGCTTTTGTTCCGACCTTTTTTTAATGACAATCTTGTCCTGCAAAAGCAGAGCAATGACTATCAGCAAGCATATCACAATTACTGTTTCCATAGCTTATAAAATGGGTTTGTACTTATCATTAAAACTCTTGGTAATTTGCTCGCCAAATTCCTGAAAATGGTAATCAAGCAAATTGTCTAAGTAGGCGTAAATGGTTATTTTATCTTCGCCTATTACCTGTACGATACGTGTTAGTTTTTCGTGAAAGTCTGGTCGGATATAAACCGTTTTTCCATCACGGGCATTGGTGTCCGGTCTTCTGAAAAAGATACTTTCATAATCGGTTTCGTTTGCCTTTTTAACCCTGCTTTTTTCTTTAACCACAGGTTTCTCCTTTGGCAATTCATCGGGCTTTATATCTTGTTTCTCCGGTTTTTCCGCAGGTTCCGGAGGAAGCTGTAACCCGTCCTTTTTAATGCCGTCCACCATCAGGTTCATCATCAGTTCCTCGTTAATATCCGGCGTGGCTTTTCTTTTATTATCTTTCTCCATAAGGCTACAATTGAATGATTTTTAAAAACTCGTCTATGAACAGGTCTAACTGACAGGCTTTCATCAAACGTTCATCGGGAGGCATCACGGTAGAGCGGAAAACGGTTTTGCTATCTGCTTCACTTTCTTTACGAAAACGGGTGCTGTTCTTGATTTGGCTTTGCATCAGGCTTAACCCCAATTGTTCGATAAGTTGGTTATACACATCATATAAGGGTGTGCTTTCCCTGCCGTCCACCTGGTTCCAAAACAGGTTAATGGTTTCTATGGAAGTTTCCCCTTTTTTCATAATCACATCCTGTAAAAGCTGTGTGAAAATGAGCGTACTTTCCATTACCACACGGTCTGCGGTAATGGGCGTGAAAATGTGGTGCATCCCTGCCAGTGCTTTCAGGATGCCTGGTGTGTTCACAGTTCCGGGCAGGTCAAAGAATATCACATCAACCGGAACCGAAGAAGTGTTTACAAATTCGTGAGCCGCATCCAATACACTATCCGCTTTATGCTGCATAATCGGGTAGGCTTTTTTGTTGATGGTGGTAAATTGCTTATACGCCAGCTTTTTCAAAGCCTCATTTTCCATTACCATTGCCAAATCCCTCGTCTTCATTTTCATCAGGCTGTGCTGCGGAAAATCCGCATCAAATACGGCTACATTGTAGCCTAACCGATAGTGCATAGTACTCGCAACAAGCGTTGTAAATGTGCTTTTGCCTACACCGCCTTTTTGAGAAGAAAAGGCGATAAATGTTGTTTTGTGTTTTGCGTTCATATTTCTACTTATTTAATTATTTATATATCCAAATACCTATGTCCGTTTATCCGCAGTTGGTTATGCACCATTGTATATAGGTTCATAGTCGTGTACAGCAATAGTCAGGTAAGCGAGTATGCGGCGAGTTATCTATATACCCCAATACGCATTTATGTCCGTAGGCAGGTACGCAGGTTCTTACCAATATACCTGCTTGCTTAGGTGCTTAAAACTCTATGTACCTAACCCCATAAACAGGTGCTTCCGTCTGTACTTTTTCACATCTGCACAACTGCACTTTTTTATATCGGTACTTGCGTAGTTACGCTGTTACCTGCATAGCTATCTATGCCCTTATATCTGTTGATAGGCACAAAGAAATGCAGATATATAGGTGCTTTCATTAACGTGGCACTGTTTGGCGTTCAAAGGCAGTGTTTGGCACTGCCATACATTACAATCCTTTCGTAAAGAGGGGGTTACTTTGTAAAATGATTTTTATTAACGGATTTATGCAAAAGTCTTTTCACAAATCGGAGGGTAACGGGAACGGCATCGAGCCGTTTTTCCCTGCTACTTTTAATCCGTCCCGCAGGGCGGATTATTGTGTTCATCAGAACACGGCAAGTTGTGTTTTGAGCATCTCGGAATGATTTCCGATGCTCAAAACAACTTGCCCTTTGCAGGGGCAGAAAACACCTTCCGAAGTCAGGGTTTTGTATGGATTTAAAATGGATTAGTGATGAATGATAATAACAATAAGCAACAGAAGAAGACCGGACGCCGCCCGAAAAAAGACCCGGCGAACATCCGATACACGATTTCCTTTAACGAGCAGGAACACGCCCGTTTTCTTGCTCTTTTTGACAAATCAGGTATGCAGGTAAAGGCGCATTTTATTACGTCCTGCATCTTTGACAAGACCATAAAGACCATTCAGATTGACAAAGGAACAGTTGATTTTTATATGCGGCTGACCTCTTTTCACAGCCAGTTCCGTTCCATAGGCGTGAACTACAACCAAATTGTAAAGCTGTTGTACAAGAATTTTTCGGAGAAAAAAGCCGCAGCATTCCTGTACAAACTGGAAAAACAAACGGCTGAAATGGCGATGCTCTGTCAAAAAATCATTCAGATGAGCGAGGAATTTGATGCAAAATACCTCAAAAAATAGCGGTAGAAATGATAGCAAAGATTGGCAGAAGCGGGAATTTATACGGAGCATTGGCGTACAATCAGCTCAAAGTAGAAAATGAAAACGGACAAATTTTGTTCGCCAATAAGATAATTGAAACCGCTAACGGGCATTATTCCGTTGCACAATTAGCCCAATCTTTTGCGCCCTATCTGATTGCCAACCGAAATACCGAGAAACATACTTTGCATATTTCGCTCAACCCCGACCCGAATGACAAGGTAAGCGATGATAAATTTCGGGAAATAGCAGAGGAATATATGCGTGAAATGGGTTACGGCGAACAGCCTTTTGTAGTATTCAAACACACCGATATTGACCGCAGCCACATCCATATTGTATCGGTTTGTGTTGATGAGCAGGGCAAAAAAATTTCGGATAAGTTCGAGAAAATGCGGTCTATGAACCTGTGCCGGGAGTTGGAAAAAAAACACGGGTTGATACCCGCAACAGATAAAGAGCGCAATCAGAATGATAAGGTTTTCCGTCCGGTAGATTATAGGGCAGGCGATGTAAAAAGCCAAATCGCTTCGGTAGTCCGACACCTGCCGAACTATTACCAGTACCAAAGTTTGGGCGAATACAATGCCTTGCTATCTCTTTTCAATATTACCGCCGAGAAAATCGAAGGAGAATTGCAGGGAAAAATGCAGCAGGGTTTATTGTACATTCCATTAAATGAAAAAGGCGAAAGAGCCGGGCATCCGTTTAAGGCTTCCCTCTTCGGCAAGGGCGCAGGGCTACCTGCTTTGGAATTGCATTTTGCGAAATGCAAAACAGCTTTAAAAGACCACCCAAGCAAGCAAACCCTAAAAGCTGCCGCTACCATTGCCCTGAAAACAACGAGCGATGAGCAGGCTTTCAAAAAGCAATTGGCTGAACAGGGCATTAACGTAGTGGTACGCCGGAATGATACAGGTCGCATTTACGGAATGACTTTTATAGACCATAATTCTAAAACGGTTTGGAACGGTTCACGCTTAGCAAAGGAACTTTCTGCCAATGTCTTTAATGATTATTGGAACAATAACATCAAACCGGAGATAAAAGAACCTGCTTTACAGCAACCCAAAATATCCACATCAAATGATGCGGATCTTCCTGCGGAAGAAGCACACCATTTGTTCGATTTCTTAACTACGGAAAAACACGAAGACGGTTTGATTGAAGCATTGGGCGGTTTGCTACCCGAAGCCCAGGGCGAGGATTATGAAGAATTGGATTTTGCTAACAAGATGAAGAAGAAACGCAAACGCCAAAGAGGTCAGAAATAGTAATCAGCCAAATACTGCCACACAACGCCACTGGCTGCCACTTTCTTATAGCCACTCCATAGAGCCTTTAAATTCACGCCCGAACATTAAAACTTAAAATAATGCAGGGAGAAGACGATTTAAGAGGGCTTGCCAAGATAATGGCTTTTATGCGGGCAGTCAGTATTCTTTTGGTACTGATGCACCTTTATTGGTTCTGCTACGGTTTCTTTTTAGAACGTGGGTGGACGTTGGAAGTAATCAACAAAATACTGGGCAATTTCGACAGAACGGCAGGTTTGTTCTCACATACCTTATACACCAAAGCATTTGCTTTGGTTTTGTTGGCTTTGAGTTGCTTAGGAACGAAAGGCGTAAAAAATGAGAAGATAACCTGGTCTAAAATTTATGTGGCTTTGGGGGTAGGCTTTGTGCTGTTTTTTCTTAATACCTCATTATTAAAGCTATCTCCGGCAACAGGCACATTTCTGTATATCCTTACCATCTCTTTAGGTTATATCTCCTTATTGATGGCAGGTGTATGGATGAGCCGTTTGCTCCGTACTAACCTTATGGACGACGTTTTCAATAATGAAAACGAGAGCTTCCAACAGGAAACCAAGCTGATGGAAAATGAATACTCCGTCAACTTGCCCACCAAATTTTACTACAAGGGCAAATGGAACAACGGTTGGATAAACATCGTAAATCCTTTCAGGGCATCTATCGTGTTGGGTACTCCGGGTTCAGGAAAATCCTATGCTATCGTAAATAACTACATCAAGCAGCAGATTGAGAAAGGCTTTAGTATGTATATCTACGATTTCAAATTCGACGACCTTTCTACCATTGCCTACAATCACTTACTGAAGCATCGCGACAAGTATAAAATTCAGCCGAAATTCTATGTGATAAATTTTGACGACCCACGCAAGAGCCATCGTTGCAATCCACTCAATCCCGACTTTATGACGGATATTTCCGATGCTTACGAAGCAGCTTATACCATAATGCTGAACCTCAACAGGTCGTGGATACAGAAGCAAGGGGATTTTTTCGTGGAAAGCCCAATTATCTTGCTTGCAGCTATTATTTGGTATCTGAAAATCTATGAAAACGGCAAGTATTGCACATTCCCGCACGCCATTGAATTACTGAATAAAAAGTATTCGGACGTATTCACAATTCTTACCTCATACCCTGATTTAGAGAATTATTTATCGCCCTTTATGGATGCTTGGCAAGGCGGCGCACAAGACCAGTTACAGGGGCAAATTGCTTCTGCAAAAATTCCTTTATCAAGAATGATAAGCCCGCAGCTTTATTGGGTAATGACTGGCGACGACTTCACGCTCGACATCAACAACCCGAACGAGCCGAAGATTTTATGCGTTGGTAACAATCCTGACCGTCAAAATATTTACTCCGCAGCTTTGGGTTTGTACAATTCAAGGATTGTAAAACTCATCAATAAAAAAGGGCAGTTAAAGAGTTCGGTTATCATAGATGAGTTGCCCACAATTTATTTTAGGGGACTGGATAACCTTATCGCAACGGCGAGAAGTAATAAGGTAGCCGTTTGCCTGGGCTTTCAGGACTTTTCGCAATTAACGAGGGATTACGGCGACAAAGAGAGCAAGGTAATACAGAACACGGTTGGTAATATATTCAGTGGTCAGGTGGTTGGAGAAACGGCAAAAAGTTTATCTGAACGCTTCGGCAAGGTGTTGCAGAAACGCCAAAGTATGACCATTAACAGAAATGATAAATCTACTTCGATATCCACACAGTTAGACAGCCTCATACCTGCATCAAAAATCTCAACTTTGACACAAGGTATGTTTGTAGGTTCTGTATCGGATAACTTTGATGAACGTATCGAGCAAAAAATATTTCACGCCGAAATTGTGGTAGATAATGAAACAGTTGCTGCCGAAACAAAAGCCTATCAGAAAATACCGGAAATCCTGTCCTTTGTTGATAAGCAGGGTGAAGATAAAATGAAGCAGGAAATTGAAGCCAATTACAAACAGATAAAATCAGATATACTAAATATTGTTGTAAGTGAAATGGAACGCATCAAGAATGACCCCGATTTACAGCATTTGGTACAGGAGTGATAAAATAAAAGGGAAGTCTAACACCGTCTAACACCTCCCTTTTATTTTGCCCGTATGCTATATTACTACAATATACCACGAGGTATATGAATACCTTTTGCCCGTACAATGCTTTCCTGAACCATTGGGGTTTCTTTCTGCTTTTCCACTTGTTCCGGAGTATCTGCTTTTGTTTCCGGTGTAATGGATAGCTGTATTTTCCTCTCAACAGCAGCCAGTTCCGTTTTAAGTTCGCTCAATCGGCTTTCCTTAGCCCACGTACCGTTAACCACTTCCTGAAGTATGGGCAGGTCTTTTTGTATTTCAGAAATTTTCTCCTGCTCCTGCTTAATAAAGCCCGGCAGCTTTTCTAAAGCCCTCAAAAAATTCATTGCTGCGGTTTCAGGGTCTTTCGCCATTATGCCGTTGTTGTAGGTGTATTTGATGTTGCCCTCGCCCTGAACCAAAAAACGGTTTACCCTAATATCTGCTCCCTCTTTTTCAGAGATTTCAGTTTTAACCAACAGCGTAAAACCATACAAGCTGCCGATTTCTTCATATCGCCCTGCGGTACGAGCTTTATCCGCAATCTGGTTGAGTTTCGTACCGATTTGTTTCGGGTTTGCATTCGGCGGTAAGCCATCCAACAGCACCGGATTTGCGATTGTTCCGTCTGAATGCTTTTGTAGGCGTTGCTGCAAGTTTTCCCAGTCTGTACTCATCCGGTTCAAACGGGATTGGGTACTTTGCAACATTTCCGTATAATCCTGCACCTTAAATTTGGCACTGGATTTAGAACGGTTAAACGCCTGCTTTTCGCTTTCCAATCCGGCAATCTGCTTTTCAAGTTTGGCTTTATCCAACAGGTCTGTATTTCCTGATAGGATTGCCACATATTCCGAAAAGTTCATTCCCGATTTTTCGTCCATACTTCCCTCATCAATCGTTCTTTTGCTTAGGTTATTAGTCTTTAACTGGTCGATAAAAAGTTGCTTGTTATACAGCAGGTTGAACTTATAACTATCCAAAGATTTTTCAACGGCATAGATAATCACAGCAACTTTATTATCAGCGAAGAATTTGGCTATCTCGTTGCCTTTTCGGATAGCCCGCCCGTCCCTTTGTGCAAGGTCGCTCGGTCGCCACGGCGTATCTAAATGATGAACGGCAACGGCTCTTTTCTGTGCATTAACACCCGTTCCCAACATACTGGTAGAGCCGAACAGCACACGGATTTTACCCTCGTTCATTCCGTTGATGAGGTCTTTACGCTGCTTATCATTTTTGGCTTCCTGAATAAACCTTACTTCGTTTGTAGGTATGCCGTGGTCTTCCACGAGCTTGCGTTTTATTTCGGAGTACACATTCCATTCGCCTGGCTTGTAGGTTCCCAAATCAGAGAAAACGAACTGTGTTCCTTTTTGTGCATTAAACTGGTTGTAATACTTGGCAATATTTGCCGCACAATGCGAAGCCTTGTTGTCGGGATGGTCGTCATACATTCCGCTTACCATTCGCATATCAAGGGACATCTTACGGGCGTAGTCCGTAGCAATGAGCATCTTTGCTTTTTCTTCCCTTTGCGATAACGGTAATCTTCCGAGCAAAGTAGCATCGCCCGTTTTAGCAAACTGCATCAGGCTTTGGATAAAATCTTCTTGGTCGGGCGTTGGCGGTATATTGTACAATACCTCATTCTTTTCGGGGCGGTCAATACCAATATCCTTTGCCGTCCTGTAATCTGTGATTTCAGAATAGAACTGTGCCAGTTCCGGCACTTTGATGAAGTAGCGGAAACGCTCTTTAGCGACTATATTATTGGCTACCGAAAATTCATAATCGGTCGTTTTCCTTGCATAGATAGCTGCCCACGCATCAAAAGAATGAATGCCCTGTTTTTCCAATGCACGAGGGCGCAGGTATTTGAACAGCAGGTACAGTTCTGTTAAGGAATTGCTGATGGTTGTACCTGAAAGAAAGGTTGCACCCATATCCGCATTGGTTCGCTCCTGAATGGTGCGGATAGCAAAGAGCAGGTTAAGTGCCTTTTGGCTCCCGTCCACATTACCCAGTCCGGCTACCCTTGTATGACGGGTGTTGAACATCAGGTTTTTGAACTGGTGGCTTTCGTCCACAAACAAATGGTCTATACCCATCATTTTGAAGTCCACAATATCATCCTTGCGGTTTTCAATATCGTGTTGGAGTGTTTTCAGTTTTACTTCAAGATTTTCTTTCCTTTTGATTACACCCGCAAGCATCCCTCTTGTTACTTCCTTACCTTGCGATTGCAGGGCATCGAGGTTGCGCTCTACGCTGTCTAATTCTATTTCGAGGATTTCCTTTTGTATTTCGGGCGATTGCGGTATCATTCCGAACTGGTCGTGCGTGAGTATCACACAATCCCAATCGTTGTTTTTAATATCCCCGAAAATCCGGAGGCGTTTTTGAGGTGTAAAATCATCAATACCTGGATAAAGGATTTTAGCGTGTGGATAGGCTTTGCGGTAGTCTTCAGCAATGGCAGGTATATTCGCTTTCAGCCCAATTATCATTGGTTTATGGGCTAAGCCCAACCGCTTCATTTCCTGTGCTGCTGTACACATTATCAGCGTTTTTCCTGCACCTACTTCGTGGTCGCAGATAGCGCCGTTGTTCAGTTTTATCATCCAAACGGTGTCCTTTTGGCTTGAATACAGGTCTTCAATACCTGCTGCCTTTCGGTCTAATCCCGGAAAGTCCTGATGGCTGCCGTCATAGTTCGGGCGAACAAAACAGTTAAAGGTATCGTTGTATTGGTCGGTCAGCCTGTTTTTAAACTCATCGTTCTGTGCGTGTAGCCAGTCGGTAAAGGCGGTACGGATTTCATCAATCTTGGTGTTCGCCATTTGTATGGCTTCCATATCCCGTACCTTGACCTCTTGGTCGCCAACCATTACTTTTTTGGTAATATCCGGCGTGGTATTGACAAGGGCGTGTTTGAGCAGCGCAATACCATCAAATGTTCGGCTTTCTGCCTTGACTGCATATTTTTCCCAAATGTGCATATTGCCCTGATGACACTTTACGGAAAAGTCGTCGGAGCTTTCCGAATAATGAACCAGTACATCGGCATCAAACAAATGCGAAGCAAACCGGGCATAAATTCCCGTGGGTATCCACCGTTCACCGAGGTTAAAATCAAGTTCCTCAAATTCAATCCGTCTTGGTCGGGCTTCTTCTAAAGCGGTAAGGCTTTCTTTGGCTTCCTTATCATCAGGATTGTTTTCGAGATATGCTCGTACATCATTTGCTTTCTCAACAACATTGCCCGCTATCCACCGTTCAGCAATTTCATATTCCTGTTGTAGCGGATTGTAGAACAACCGCCCGTGCAAGGCTTCTTTCAGCGTATAGGCAGGCAGGCTGCTGATTTCGGACATAAAATCCAAATCCACGCTTCCGTATTTGTTCAGCGATGACGCTAAAGCCTCTTCGGGATTGTCGGTTGCTAATGTGGTAGTAGAAAAACTAACGGGGCGGCTGAATATATCTGCTTTGTGAATTACGCCCCGATAATACGCTCCAGATACGGTATTTCCTTACCTGCGCTGTCTGTCTTTATGAGCTTGGCATTGTCGGCAGCATTCAGATTGCCGTATTTTTTAGTAAAGGCATCATAAAGGAGGTTCAGCGTTTCCCGTTCTTCCTTGTGTTCGGTTTGCCTTTCAGCTTCTTTTTGATAGAGGTTAATATAACTGTCCCTTACGGCAATATAGGCTTCGGCTCTTGCTTTTTGTAAAGTCGGTAATTGCAATGTATGAAAGGTTGCTGATGATTTTTCTTCGTTTCTTTCGACATCTTGCAGATAACCAACCCAACCATTATCCGCAACAAGGCAATCATTACGGTGGAATGATTGCAGTTCGCCACTATACGGGGTAGGTTCGGGAATGGCGTTATTAATGGCATTGGGAACGGCTGACTTATCAGTCTGGCCATTCCCGTTTATTTGTGAAAACAGGTCGCCAATTGCTTCCTGATTTTTGCTGTTTATCTTTGGAGTACCGTTAGCAGTACCGTTGGTTTTTGGCGGTATATAGGTTTGCTGCAATGCACCACTGAACAGATCGGTTTGGCGACCTATTGTATCTCTGCTTTTTCGGGTGCTTTGCTTTTTGCTTCGGGTAGTTCTTTTGGGTAACGCAATTACGGCAACAGGTTCGCCCGCACTTTCAAACAGGTCGAAAATGCTTAGTTGTTTCAATTCCTGCGGGCTTTCCTGACGGACTACCGGAGTTGGTTCGGGTTGTAGTTTTTGCCGAATGGTTACAGGCTCTATTACCGGAGGTATAA
Proteins encoded in this window:
- a CDS encoding DUF3408 domain-containing protein is translated as MEKDNKRKATPDINEELMMNLMVDGIKKDGLQLPPEPAEKPEKQDIKPDELPKEKPVVKEKSRVKKANETDYESIFFRRPDTNARDGKTVYIRPDFHEKLTRIVQVIGEDKITIYAYLDNLLDYHFQEFGEQITKSFNDKYKPIL
- a CDS encoding ParA family protein is translated as MNAKHKTTFIAFSSQKGGVGKSTFTTLVASTMHYRLGYNVAVFDADFPQHSLMKMKTRDLAMVMENEALKKLAYKQFTTINKKAYPIMQHKADSVLDAAHEFVNTSSVPVDVIFFDLPGTVNTPGILKALAGMHHIFTPITADRVVMESTLIFTQLLQDVIMKKGETSIETINLFWNQVDGRESTPLYDVYNQLIEQLGLSLMQSQIKNSTRFRKESEADSKTVFRSTVMPPDERLMKACQLDLFIDEFLKIIQL
- the mobA gene encoding conjugal transfer protein MobA; the encoded protein is MNDNNNKQQKKTGRRPKKDPANIRYTISFNEQEHARFLALFDKSGMQVKAHFITSCIFDKTIKTIQIDKGTVDFYMRLTSFHSQFRSIGVNYNQIVKLLYKNFSEKKAAAFLYKLEKQTAEMAMLCQKIIQMSEEFDAKYLKK
- the mobB gene encoding conjugal transfer protein MobB; its protein translation is MIAKIGRSGNLYGALAYNQLKVENENGQILFANKIIETANGHYSVAQLAQSFAPYLIANRNTEKHTLHISLNPDPNDKVSDDKFREIAEEYMREMGYGEQPFVVFKHTDIDRSHIHIVSVCVDEQGKKISDKFEKMRSMNLCRELEKKHGLIPATDKERNQNDKVFRPVDYRAGDVKSQIASVVRHLPNYYQYQSLGEYNALLSLFNITAEKIEGELQGKMQQGLLYIPLNEKGERAGHPFKASLFGKGAGLPALELHFAKCKTALKDHPSKQTLKAAATIALKTTSDEQAFKKQLAEQGINVVVRRNDTGRIYGMTFIDHNSKTVWNGSRLAKELSANVFNDYWNNNIKPEIKEPALQQPKISTSNDADLPAEEAHHLFDFLTTEKHEDGLIEALGGLLPEAQGEDYEELDFANKMKKKRKRQRGQK
- the mobC gene encoding conjugal transfer protein MobC encodes the protein MQGEDDLRGLAKIMAFMRAVSILLVLMHLYWFCYGFFLERGWTLEVINKILGNFDRTAGLFSHTLYTKAFALVLLALSCLGTKGVKNEKITWSKIYVALGVGFVLFFLNTSLLKLSPATGTFLYILTISLGYISLLMAGVWMSRLLRTNLMDDVFNNENESFQQETKLMENEYSVNLPTKFYYKGKWNNGWINIVNPFRASIVLGTPGSGKSYAIVNNYIKQQIEKGFSMYIYDFKFDDLSTIAYNHLLKHRDKYKIQPKFYVINFDDPRKSHRCNPLNPDFMTDISDAYEAAYTIMLNLNRSWIQKQGDFFVESPIILLAAIIWYLKIYENGKYCTFPHAIELLNKKYSDVFTILTSYPDLENYLSPFMDAWQGGAQDQLQGQIASAKIPLSRMISPQLYWVMTGDDFTLDINNPNEPKILCVGNNPDRQNIYSAALGLYNSRIVKLINKKGQLKSSVIIDELPTIYFRGLDNLIATARSNKVAVCLGFQDFSQLTRDYGDKESKVIQNTVGNIFSGQVVGETAKSLSERFGKVLQKRQSMTINRNDKSTSISTQLDSLIPASKISTLTQGMFVGSVSDNFDERIEQKIFHAEIVVDNETVAAETKAYQKIPEILSFVDKQGEDKMKQEIEANYKQIKSDILNIVVSEMERIKNDPDLQHLVQE